Within the Thermovirga sp. genome, the region GGGGCGGATGAGGATCTCCAGGGGTTCCCCGCTGCCCATCGGGATGTCACTGACCAGCCGTTGTGGCAGGCATTGAACAAGGGCCACGAAAAAGGTCAGCGAGACCACGAGAAGCATGAGGTGAAAGGCTTTGCCGAGCAAGGAACTTGAAGTGGAACCGGCATTCCTCATTTCAGCGGGGAAGCTTTGAATTTACAACTGCCAAGACCTTTTCAACGGCAGCCTCCAGCTCCCCGAGTTCCGCTTCGACGCGATGGAGCCCGTCCTGAACGAAAGATTCGTCCTCGATGGAGGCCAGGTTGATCTTCACGTTCATAGCCGCGCCCCTAGCGGCGGCATCGGCCAAGAGTGCCGATACTCCGGCGTCGGTAATGGCGTTGGGGTTGCCCTTTTCTGCGACGACAAGACTATTGGCGACCAGTTCCTTGGCAAGCTCGAGCGTTTGCAGCGGCACGAGCGTAGATCGCTTCAACGCTTCCTGCATGGAGTCTTTTCGCCTGGC harbors:
- a CDS encoding cyclodeaminase/cyclohydrolase family protein, which translates into the protein MKDISSLSINEFLEDLGSSSPTPGGGSASALCASIASRLTQMVASLTIGRPRFEKVQEEMIQAVEKGKILSGKFLDLAMKDSEAYDLFMKALSLPKDNEQEKARRKDSMQEALKRSTLVPLQTLELAKELVANSLVVAEKGNPNAITDAGVSALLADAAARGAAMNVKINLASIEDESFVQDGLHRVEAELGELEAAVEKVLAVVNSKLPR